From the Syngnathoides biaculeatus isolate LvHL_M chromosome 10, ASM1980259v1, whole genome shotgun sequence genome, one window contains:
- the LOC133507219 gene encoding zinc finger and SCAN domain-containing protein 2-like isoform X3, whose product MALREEEDGEHPRREWSPSMGHEERIPIQVKDKRDLQANRGELQAHGSCSTSENMFSPPRVANEYVQDAPHTSALPQSHGVENRERDPGSRGSSRHVKAESGDGHRCPVSSNNGGQPLAPVNPNCANENNIDIIGVENGGQMVGTKGNGLVVNRGQASHMRNQVANAVECPHQKSPLQGHMSSFCCKVCGEAFSHVGHLHVHVQVHTREKPYRCGVCGKCCSSSGRLQEHQRSHTGEKPFRCQICGKGFTQMAHLKVHMRIHTGEKPYSCPVCGKCFSRSDKIKRHLQTHTREGTYFTGQ is encoded by the coding sequence ATGGCGTTGCGAGAAGAGGAGGATGGCGAGCATCCACGACGCGAGTGGAGTCCCAGCATGGGGCATGAAGAACGTATTCCAATCCAAGTCAAGGATAAGCGAGATCTCCAGGCCAACCGAGGAGAGCTCCAAGCCCATGGCTCTTGCAGCACATCAGAAAACATGTTCTCCCCCCCGCGTGTTGCAAACGAGTATGTGCAGGACGCCCCTCACACCTCCGCCCTGCCCCAGAGTCATGGCGTGGAGAACAGAGAGCGAGATCCGGGCTCCCGAGGTTCCTCAAGGCATGTGAAGGCGGAGAGTGGAGACGGCCACAGGTGCCCCGTTTCCTCCAACAACGGTGGGCAGCCCCTCGCTCCAGTCAACCCAAACTGTGCAAATGAGAACAACATAGACATCATAGGGGTAGAGAATGGAGGCCAGATGGTTGGCACGAAGGGAAATGGACTTGTTGTAAATAGGGGACAGGCCTCTCATATGCGCAACCAAGTAGCCAATGCCGTAGAGTGCCCCCATCAGAAATCCCCCCTACAAGGCCACATGTCGTCCTTCTGCTGCAAGGTGTGCGGCGAGGCGTTCAGTCATGTCGGCCACTTGCACGTGCACGTACAGGTGCACACGCGCGAGAAACCTTATCGCTGCGGTGTTTGCGGTAAATGCTGCAGTTCCTCGGGCCGACTACAGGAACACCAGCGAAGCcacaccggagaaaaaccatTCCGCTGCCAGATTTGTGGCAAGGGGTTTACCCAGATGGCACACTTGAAAGTGCACATGAGGATCCACACAGGGGAGAAGCCGTACAGCTGCCCCGTGTGCGGCAAGTGCTTCAGCCGCTCTGACAAAATCAAAAGGCATCTGCAGACACATACTCGTGAGGGGACCTATTTTACAGGCCAATAA
- the gnl3 gene encoding guanine nucleotide-binding protein-like 3 codes for MKRPKLRKASKRMSCAKRYKIQKKVREHNRKLKKEGKKKGTKRVSKKDPGVPSSAPFKEEVLREAEQKRLQIEEEKERRKQAGKEERAKKRKREKEAGSKEKERKAKKARQDKTAKGPGKENTTKRNSQKSFCAELNKVIDASDVVLEVLDARDPLGCRCPQLEEAVLQRGGKKLLFVLNKIDLVPRVNVGQWIQILQQEFPVVAFSVPRPFRQEKTQLKRRRIKPSIGLFKGTPCFGATILTKLFGRYAANKKAKSRLRVGVVGFPNVGKSSLINSLKGSQACIVDRKRGVTKFMQEVHMSQTVNLVDSPAILACPSNPVTTMALRSLHIGERADEAVRTLLTHCDKTEFILEYNIADFRNSDEFLTLLAKKRGFLKSGGILNKEQASLSFLDDWTGATLRYHCKTSDQHRRPAYVTDTVVTEMWAGQDRKKLQSGNRKTLNSTGIKFPSARNSISFVSNGPTAGLMVVSDIPEETVAVGPSEEEDDEPENTEPDESADETTDDEPETVSPKETTNHVQFKAAPISTTRSTEETDDAYDFNAYF; via the exons ATGAAACGACCAA AGCTAAGGAAAGCTAGCAAGCGAATGTCATGTGCAAAGCGGTATAAAATCCAGAAGAAG GTCCGAGAGCACAACCGAAAGCTAAAAAAAGAGGGCAAGAAGAAAGGAACGAAGAGAGTATCCAAGAAAGATCCAGGCGTGCCCAGCAGTGCGCCATTTAAAGAGGAGGTTCTGAGGGAGGCAGAGCAGAAGAGACTGCAG attgaggaggaaaaagaaagaagaaaacaagCTGGGAAAGAAGAGCGTGCGAAGAAGAGGAAACGGGAAAAGGAGGCTGGAAGTAAAGAAAAGGAAcgcaaagccaaaaaagcacgTCAG GATAAGACTGCGAAGGGCCCAGGGAaggaaaatacaacaaaaaggaACTCCCAAAAATCATTTTGTGCCGAACTAAACAAG GTCATCGATGCATCCGATGTTGTTTTAGAGGTGCTGGATGCTCGTGATCCGCTGGGGTGCAGGTGTCCACAGCTGGAAGAGGCAGTGCTGCAGAGAGGGGGCAAGaagctgctttttgttttgaacaaaatcG ATTTGGTACCAAGAGTTAATGTGGGACAGTGGATACAAATATTACAGCAGGAGTTTCCAGTTGTGGCCTTCAGCGTACCAAGACCCTTTCGACAGGAGAAAACG CAACTAAAGAGGCGTAGGATCAAACCCTCCATTGGCCTGTTCAAGGGAACACCCTGCTTCGGAGCCACCATTCTCACCAAGCTGTTCGGACGTTACGCTGCAAACAAGAAGGCCAAATCTCGTCTCCGAGTGGGCGTAGTTG gCTTTCCTAATGTGGGTAAGAGCAGCCTAATCAACAGTCTGAAGGGAAGCCAAGCATGCATTGTTGATAGGAAGAGGGGCGTCACAAA ATTCATGCAGGAGGTGCATATGTCACAAACTGTGAATTTGGTAGATAGTCCAGCAATACTGGCGTGTCCGTCCAACCCGGTCACCACCATGGCTCTGAGGAGCCTGCACATAGGGGAACGTGCAGATGAGGCTGTCAGGACTCTGCTCACACACTGCGATAAAACTGAG TTTATCCTGGAGTACAATATCGCTGACTTTCGAAACTCTGATGAGTTTCTAACCTTGTTGGCCAAAAAGCGTGGATTCTTGAAAAGTGGTGGCATCCTTAACAAAGAGCAGGCCTCTTTATCATTTCTGGATGATTGGACAGG AGCCACACTGCGCTACCACTGCAAGACCAGTGATCAACACAGGCGGCCTGCCTACGTGACGGACACTGTTGTCACAGAGATGTGGGCCGGTCAGGATCGTAAGAAACTGCAAAGTGGCAACCGCAAAACGCTTAACAGTACAG GGATAAAATTCCCATCCGCACGCAACAGTATCTCCTTCGTGTCAAACGGTCCCACTGCAGGTCTGATGGTAGTCAGCGACATCCCCGAAGAAACAGTTGCTGTTGGACCcagtgaggaggaagatgatgagccaGAGAACACAGAG CCTGACGAAAGTGCTGATGAGACAACTGATGATGAACCAGAGACAGTTTCACCCAAAG AAACAACAAATCATGTTCAGTTCAAGGCAGCCCCCATCAGCACCACTCGCTCCACAGAGGAAACAGACGATGCCTACGACTTTAACGCCTATTTTTAA
- the glt8d1 gene encoding glycosyltransferase 8 domain-containing protein 1, with translation MRKVNVIILVLLAVAFLIIIQRNLLSLSDFLHKEITHAGAILPFEAELSPDLRADLQRQGDEIPVVMTASEERLGAAVAAMYSIYQNTKTNVVFTIVTMNDTVDHLKAWLSAPRLKSMKYKMVVFKPELLVGKIPQNSPVADATKPLTFARYYLPLYLPEVEKAIYLDDDIIVQGDIKELYETTLKPGHAAAFSDDCDSASAKAIVRGAGTQNNYMGFLDFKKDAIKQLGMRAKTCSFNPGVIVANLTEWKNTNVTAQLEHWMELNIQDDLYSKTLAESISTPPLLIVFYKRHSTLDPMWHVRHLGTTGAGNRYSPQFVKAAKLLHWNGHYKPWGRTSSFADVWDRWFIPDPIDKFHPVRRHAGDN, from the exons ATGAGAAAAG TAAACGTGATCATCCTTGTGCTACTTGCTGTGGCTTTCCTGATCATAATTCAACGGAATCTTCTCAGCCTCAGcgattttttacataaagaaatCACAC ATGCTGGGGCAATTCTTCCCTTCGAGGCGGAACTGTCTCCGGATCTTAGGGCGGACTTGCAGAGACAAGGGGACGAGATCCCAGTGGTCATGACTGCTTCAGAAGAGAGGCTCGGTGCTGCTGTGGCCGCCATGTACAGCATTTACCAGAACACGAAAACCAACGTTGTCTTCACCATTGTCACCATGAACGACACAGTGGATCACCTAAA GGCATGGTTGAGTGCACCAAGGTTAAAAagcatgaaatataaaatggtCGTCTTCAAACCTGAGCTGCTGGTTGGCAAGATACCCCAAAATTCTCCCGTGGCGGATGCCACAAAACCG CTGACTTTTGCCAGATATTATCTACCTTTATACCTGCCCGAGGTGGAGAAAGCCATTTATTTGGATGATGATATCATTGTGCAAG GGGATATTAAAGAGCTTTATGAAACGACTTTAAAACCTGGACATGCAGCAGCTTTCTCGGATGACTGTGATTCAGCATCAGCCAAGGCCATTGTTCGAGGGGCTGGAACTCAG AATAACTACATGGGTTTCCTGGACTTTAAAAAGGATGCTATTAAACAACTAGGAATGAGGGCCAAAACATGCTCCTTCAACCCAGGAGTCATCGTTGCCAACCTGACCGAGTGGAAGAATACGAACGTCACGGCTCAGCTGGAGCACTGGATGGAGCTCAACATCCA GGACGATTTGTATAGCAAGACGTTGGCGGAGAGTATCAGCACTCCCCCACTCCTCATAGTTTTTTACAAGCGTCACTCTACACTTGACCCCATGTGGCACGTGAGGCACCTTG GCACAACAGGTGCTGGAAACCGCTACTCGCCACAGTTTGTCAAAGCAGCTAAACTCCTTCACTGGAATGGACACTATAAGCCTTGGGGGAGGACATCCTCCTTCGCCGACGTGTGGGACAGGTGGTTCATTCCGGACCCCATAGATAAGTTTCATCCAGTGCGGAGACATGCGGGGGACAATTaa
- the LOC133507219 gene encoding zinc finger and SCAN domain-containing protein 2-like isoform X1 — MRLLKSHPPINFLNRLSSRGSRKCWSHSQLSSGRRRGGRWSNWQLLSVSICPVIVWQREIYKSVEDTILEYQEEIAIRERENDHLRRRLRDAGIEIWPDRPSMALREEEDGEHPRREWSPSMGHEERIPIQVKDKRDLQANRGELQAHGSCSTSENMFSPPRVANEYVQDAPHTSALPQSHGVENRERDPGSRGSSRHVKAESGDGHRCPVSSNNGGQPLAPVNPNCANENNIDIIGVENGGQMVGTKGNGLVVNRGQASHMRNQVANAVECPHQKSPLQGHMSSFCCKVCGEAFSHVGHLHVHVQVHTREKPYRCGVCGKCCSSSGRLQEHQRSHTGEKPFRCQICGKGFTQMAHLKVHMRIHTGEKPYSCPVCGKCFSRSDKIKRHLQTHTREGTYFTGQ; from the exons ATGCGATTACTCAAGTCACAtccacccatcaattttctgaatcgcttatcctcacgagggtcacggaaatgctggagccattcccagctgtcatcgggcaggaggcggg GgggacggtggagcaactggcaacttttgtctgtctccatctgccctgtaaTTGTCTGGCAACGG GAGATCTACAAGTCCGTGGAGGACACAATTTTGGAATACCAAGAGGAAATAGCCATCCGAGAGCGGGAGAACGACCATCTGAGACGCAGGCTGCGAGATGCTGGCATTGAAATATGGCCAG ACCGTCCATCGATGGCGTTGCGAGAAGAGGAGGATGGCGAGCATCCACGACGCGAGTGGAGTCCCAGCATGGGGCATGAAGAACGTATTCCAATCCAAGTCAAGGATAAGCGAGATCTCCAGGCCAACCGAGGAGAGCTCCAAGCCCATGGCTCTTGCAGCACATCAGAAAACATGTTCTCCCCCCCGCGTGTTGCAAACGAGTATGTGCAGGACGCCCCTCACACCTCCGCCCTGCCCCAGAGTCATGGCGTGGAGAACAGAGAGCGAGATCCGGGCTCCCGAGGTTCCTCAAGGCATGTGAAGGCGGAGAGTGGAGACGGCCACAGGTGCCCCGTTTCCTCCAACAACGGTGGGCAGCCCCTCGCTCCAGTCAACCCAAACTGTGCAAATGAGAACAACATAGACATCATAGGGGTAGAGAATGGAGGCCAGATGGTTGGCACGAAGGGAAATGGACTTGTTGTAAATAGGGGACAGGCCTCTCATATGCGCAACCAAGTAGCCAATGCCGTAGAGTGCCCCCATCAGAAATCCCCCCTACAAGGCCACATGTCGTCCTTCTGCTGCAAGGTGTGCGGCGAGGCGTTCAGTCATGTCGGCCACTTGCACGTGCACGTACAGGTGCACACGCGCGAGAAACCTTATCGCTGCGGTGTTTGCGGTAAATGCTGCAGTTCCTCGGGCCGACTACAGGAACACCAGCGAAGCcacaccggagaaaaaccatTCCGCTGCCAGATTTGTGGCAAGGGGTTTACCCAGATGGCACACTTGAAAGTGCACATGAGGATCCACACAGGGGAGAAGCCGTACAGCTGCCCCGTGTGCGGCAAGTGCTTCAGCCGCTCTGACAAAATCAAAAGGCATCTGCAGACACATACTCGTGAGGGGACCTATTTTACAGGCCAATAA
- the LOC133507219 gene encoding zinc finger and SCAN domain-containing protein 2-like isoform X2 → MTKLQFLNVFLTERLMLAAQEIYKSVEDTILEYQEEIAIRERENDHLRRRLRDAGIEIWPDRPSMALREEEDGEHPRREWSPSMGHEERIPIQVKDKRDLQANRGELQAHGSCSTSENMFSPPRVANEYVQDAPHTSALPQSHGVENRERDPGSRGSSRHVKAESGDGHRCPVSSNNGGQPLAPVNPNCANENNIDIIGVENGGQMVGTKGNGLVVNRGQASHMRNQVANAVECPHQKSPLQGHMSSFCCKVCGEAFSHVGHLHVHVQVHTREKPYRCGVCGKCCSSSGRLQEHQRSHTGEKPFRCQICGKGFTQMAHLKVHMRIHTGEKPYSCPVCGKCFSRSDKIKRHLQTHTREGTYFTGQ, encoded by the exons ATgaccaaactgcagtttttaAACGTCTTCTTGACCGAGCGGCTCATGCTTGCTGCGCAGGAGATCTACAAGTCCGTGGAGGACACAATTTTGGAATACCAAGAGGAAATAGCCATCCGAGAGCGGGAGAACGACCATCTGAGACGCAGGCTGCGAGATGCTGGCATTGAAATATGGCCAG ACCGTCCATCGATGGCGTTGCGAGAAGAGGAGGATGGCGAGCATCCACGACGCGAGTGGAGTCCCAGCATGGGGCATGAAGAACGTATTCCAATCCAAGTCAAGGATAAGCGAGATCTCCAGGCCAACCGAGGAGAGCTCCAAGCCCATGGCTCTTGCAGCACATCAGAAAACATGTTCTCCCCCCCGCGTGTTGCAAACGAGTATGTGCAGGACGCCCCTCACACCTCCGCCCTGCCCCAGAGTCATGGCGTGGAGAACAGAGAGCGAGATCCGGGCTCCCGAGGTTCCTCAAGGCATGTGAAGGCGGAGAGTGGAGACGGCCACAGGTGCCCCGTTTCCTCCAACAACGGTGGGCAGCCCCTCGCTCCAGTCAACCCAAACTGTGCAAATGAGAACAACATAGACATCATAGGGGTAGAGAATGGAGGCCAGATGGTTGGCACGAAGGGAAATGGACTTGTTGTAAATAGGGGACAGGCCTCTCATATGCGCAACCAAGTAGCCAATGCCGTAGAGTGCCCCCATCAGAAATCCCCCCTACAAGGCCACATGTCGTCCTTCTGCTGCAAGGTGTGCGGCGAGGCGTTCAGTCATGTCGGCCACTTGCACGTGCACGTACAGGTGCACACGCGCGAGAAACCTTATCGCTGCGGTGTTTGCGGTAAATGCTGCAGTTCCTCGGGCCGACTACAGGAACACCAGCGAAGCcacaccggagaaaaaccatTCCGCTGCCAGATTTGTGGCAAGGGGTTTACCCAGATGGCACACTTGAAAGTGCACATGAGGATCCACACAGGGGAGAAGCCGTACAGCTGCCCCGTGTGCGGCAAGTGCTTCAGCCGCTCTGACAAAATCAAAAGGCATCTGCAGACACATACTCGTGAGGGGACCTATTTTACAGGCCAATAA
- the spcs1 gene encoding signal peptidase complex subunit 1 — protein sequence MLSIFKSIPTHMDYKGQKLAEQIFQGIILISAVIGFVYGLIIQQFGWTVYIVLAGFVISCIMTLPPWPMYRRNPLPWQPVIPESSAESNQKPQESLKKKKHK from the exons ATGCTttcaatatttaaatcaatCCCCACACACATG GACTATAAAGGCCAGAAACTGGCTGAACAAATTTTCCAAGGGATAATCCTAATTTCTGCG GTGATTGGATTCGTGTACGGACTAATCATTCAACAATTTGGATGGACTGTTTACATAGTCCTGGCAGGATTTGTCATCTCATGCATT ATGACGCTGCCCCCATGGCCAATGTACCGAAGGAATCCTCTCCCTTGGCAACCTGTTATACCAGAGAGCAGTGCAGAGTCAAACCAAAAGCCTCAGGAGAGtctaaagaaaaagaagcacaaaTAA